A single genomic interval of Helianthus annuus cultivar XRQ/B chromosome 6, HanXRQr2.0-SUNRISE, whole genome shotgun sequence harbors:
- the LOC110879911 gene encoding patellin-3-like, with product MTQRTKSKFVFASPTKTVETLFKYVGPEHVPIQYGGLSVDYCDCNPEFTIDDPAAVVTVKPATKQPLEIIVNEKCTIVWDLRVVGWEVSYNVEYVSNDETNYTINIQKPKKMIAIDEPVISQSFKIKELGKILLTIDNPTPKKKTLPILS from the exons ATGACTCAAAGGACTAAGAGCAAGTTTGTGTTTGCCAGCCCAACAAAAACCGTTGAAACCCTTTTCAA ATATGTGGGTCCAGAGCATGTTCCGATTCAGTACGGCGGGCTGAGTGTAGATTATTGTGATTGCAATCCAGAATTTACGATTGATGATCCAGCTGCGGTTGTTACTGTTAAACCGGCAACCAAACAACCTCTGGAGATTATCGTAAATGAG AAATGCACGATCGTGTGGGATCTAAGAGTAGTGGGGTGGGAAGTGAGCTACAATGTGGAATATGTGTCGAATGATGAAACTAATTACACCATTAACATACAAAAACCGAAAAAGATGATAGCAATCGATGAACCGGTTATAAGCCAGAGTTTTAAGATCAAGGAGCTTGGTAAAATACTTCTCACCATCGACAACCCGACTCCAAAGAAGAAAACACTACCAATTCTAAGTTGA
- the LOC110879910 gene encoding acetolactate synthase 2, chloroplastic has product MAAIHPPHPSITAKPPPSSAAAVALPPHFAFSITSTSHKRHRLHISNVLSDSTTTTGATTIHPPPFVSRYAPDQPRKGADVLVEALEREGVTDVFAYPGGASMEIHQALTRSNTIRNVLPRHEQGGVFAAEGYARASGVPGVCIATSGPGATNLVSGLADALLDSVPMVAITGQVPRRMIGTDAFQETPIVEVTRSITKHNYLVLDVEDIPRIVREAFYLASSGRPGPVLIDVPKDIQQQLVVPKWDEPMRLPGYLSRMPKPQYDGHLEQIVRLVGEAKRPVLYVGGGCLNSDDELRRFVELTGIPVASTLMGLGAYPASSDLSLHMLGMHGTVYANYAVDKSDLLLAFGVRFDDRVTGKLEAFASRAKIVHIDIDPAEIGKNKQPHVSICGDIKVALQGLNKILEEKNSLDFSNWRKELDEQKVKFPLSFKTFGEAIPPQYAIHVLDELTGGNAIISTGVGQHQMWAAQFYKYNKPRQWLTSGGLGAMGFGLPAAIGAAVARPDAVVVDIDGDGSFMMNVQELATIRVENLPVKILLLNNQHLGMVVQWEDRFYKANRAHTYLGNPSKESEIFPNMLKFAEACDIPAARVTRKGDLRAAIQKMLDTPGPYLLDVIVPHQEHVLPMIPAGGGFSDVITEGDGRMKY; this is encoded by the coding sequence ATGGCCGCCATACATCCTCCCCACCCTTCCATCACCGCCAAACCACCGCCATCTTCCGCCGCCGCCGTCGCACTACCACCCCACTTCGCATTCTCCATCACCTCCACTTCCCACAAACGCCACCGCCTCCACATCTCCAACGTCCTCTCcgactccaccaccaccaccggtgcCACCACCATTCACCCACCGCCATTCGTCTCCCGGTACGCGCCAGATCAACCGAGAAAAGGCGCAGACGTGCTCGTGGAAGCTCTAGAACGGGAAGGTGTCACCGACGTCTTCGCCTACCCCGGCGGCGCGTCAATGGAGATCCACCAAGCTCTCACGCGCTCAAACACCATCCGCAATGTCCTCCCCCGTCACGAACAGGGCGGCGTGTTCGCCGCCGAAGGCTACGCACGTGCCTCCGGTGTTCCCGGCGTCTGTATCGCCACTTCCGGTCCCGGAGCTACAAACCTAGTTAGTGGTCTTGCTGACGCGCTGTTAGACAGTGTCCCCATGGTGGCAATCACCGGTCAAGTTCCCCGGAGAATGATCGGAACCGATGCGTTTCAAGAAACCCCAATTGTTGAGGTAACACGTTCGATTACTAAACATAATTATCTTGTGTTGGATGTTGAGGATATTCCCAGAATTGTTAGGGAGGCTTTTTATCTTGCGAGTTCGGGTCGACCCGGCCCAGTTTTGATAGATGTACCTAAGGATATACAGCAACAGTTAGTGGTGCCGAAATGGGATGAACCGATGAGGTTACCGGGTTATTTGTCTAGAATGCCGAAGCCTCAATATGATGGGCATTTGGAACAGATTGTTAGGTTGGTGGGGGAAGCAAAGAGGCCCGTTTTGTATGTGGGTGGTGGGTGTTTGAATTCGGATGACGAGTTGAGGCGGTTTGTGGAGCTTACGGGGATTCCGGTTGCGAGTACTTTGATGGGGCTTGGAGCGTACCCGGCTTCGAGTGATTTGTCGCTTCATATGCTTGGGATGCATGGCACGGTTTATGCGAATTATGCGGTTGATAAGAGTGATTTGTTGCTTGCGTTTGGTGTGCGGTTTGATGATCGTGTGACGGGGAAGCTTGAGGCGTTTGCTAGTAGGGCGAAGATTGTTCATATTGATATTGATCCGGCTGAAATTGGGAAGAATAAACAGCCTCATGTGTCGATTTGTGGGGATATCAAGGTCGCGTTACAGGGTTTGAACAAGATTTTGGAGGAGAAAAATTCTCTTGATTTTTCAAATTGGAGGAAGGAATTAGATGAACAAAAAGTGAAATTCCCGTTGAGCTTTAAAACGTTTGGCGAAGCGATTCCTCCACAGTATGCTATTCATGTGCTCGATGAGTTAACGGGTGGGAATGCAATTATTAGCACCGGTGTCGGGCAGCATCAGATGTGGGCTGCCCAGTTTTACAAATACAACAAACCGAGACAATGGCTGACGTCGGGCGGGCTAGGGGCAATGGGTTTCGGGCTGCCCGCTGCTATCGGGGCGGCCGTTGCAAGACCCGATGCGGTAGTAGTTGATATCGACGGTGATGGAAGCTTTATGATGAACGTTCAAGAGTTAGCCACAATCCGTGTTGAAAATCTGCCGGTTAAGATTTTATTACTTAACAACCAGCATTTGGGTATGGTGGTTCAGTGGGAGGATCGGTTTTACAAGGCGAATCGGGCTCATACCTACTTAGGAAACCCGTCAAAAGAGTCGGAAATATTCCCGAACATGTTGAAGTTTGCTGAAGCTTGTGATATTCCAGCTGCGAGAGTAACCCGAAAGGGGGATCTACGAGCGGCTATTCAGAAGATGTTGGATACACCGGGGCCTTACTTGTTGGATGTCATTGTTCCACATCAAGAACACGTGTTGCCCATGATCCCGGCTGGGGGAGGTTTCTCGGATGTGATCACCGAGGGTGATGGCAGAATGAAATATTGA